A region from the Diabrotica undecimpunctata isolate CICGRU unplaced genomic scaffold, icDiaUnde3 ctg00001794.1, whole genome shotgun sequence genome encodes:
- the LOC140431726 gene encoding uncharacterized protein encodes MQIICGDFNAKIGNEPKLRPTIGQHSLHDISNDNGQRLVEIASANNMLVKVTMLQHKNIHKQTLVFNDNFTRNQIDHVIVDARHGSNAVSVKFLSGVNGDYLVKAKIRLRISSQKLKTNEALGQRNIDKMQKGEIREDYVQEIKQHLNVVEKSNDVERLWQQIEKSIKIKKSVPRKTTRKIKKAKQYALTRNNRK; translated from the coding sequence ATGCAAATAATCTGTGGAGACTTTAACGCAAAAATTGGCAATGAACCTAAACTAAGACCGACAATAGGACAACACAGCCTCCACGATATCTCAAACGACAATGGACAAAGGCTCGTAGAGATAGCATCGGCTAACAATATGCTTGTAAAGGTTACTATGTTgcaacataaaaatattcataaacagACTTTGGTCTTTAATGACAACTTTACACGGAACCAAATTGACCACGTAATTGTCGATGCTAGACATGGAAGTAATGCTGTGAGTGTAAAATTCTTAAGCGGAGTAAATGGAGATTACCTAGTGAAAGCAAAAATCAGATTGAGAATATCATCACAGAAACTTAAAACGAACGAAGCTTTGGGACAGCGGAATATCGATAAAATGCAAAAAGGAGAAATTCGAGAAGATtatgtacaggaaataaaacaACATCTAAATGTAGTAGAAAAGAGCAATGATGTCGAAAGGTTGTGGCAACAAATAgaaaaatcaattaaaataaaaaaatcagtgcCAAGAAAAACtaccagaaaaataaaaaaggcgaAACAATATGCTTTAACCAGAAACAACAGGAAGTAA